From Acidimicrobiales bacterium:
GCGAACTCGCAGCGGCGCACGGCCGCGGCGGTGATCGCCTTGAGCTCCTGGGTGGCGAACTGAAAGCCGATGCAGCGGCGGTAGCCACCGCCGAAGGGCACGAAGGCGTAGGGGTCGACCTCGAGGTCGACCCAGCGATCGGGGTCCCACACGTCGGGTTCAGGCCACACGTCGTGCATGCGGCCGGTGACGTAGGCCGAGTACACGACAAGTGAGCCACCGGCGATGTCGTAGCCGCCGAAGGAGAAGTCGTGGGTCGCCTTGCGGGCGCTGATGAACCCGGGCGGCCACATCCGCAGCGTCTCGTTGACGACGTGGTCGAGGTGGGGCGTGTCGACTTCGGCGGCGGCACGCGCCCAGGCGCCGTCGTTGTGCAGCAGCTCGTGCATGACCCAGCCCGCCGCGCCACTCGTCGTGTCGTAGCCCGCGGCGATCAACGACACGACCTGGTCGCGTACCTCGAGGTCGCTCAGCTCCGGCAGGAGACGGTCCAACAGATCGTCGTCGGTGGCGGGCCGGCTGCGGCGCCGCGCGATCTCCGCGTTGACGATCGCGTCGGCGCGATCGCGCGACCGGACGGCGCGGCGGTACGCCGGGCCGTGCCACTGGAACATCATCGACAGCGGCCGGTTGACGTACTCGAGCGCCTCGCCCAACGCGTCGCCGAACTCCTCGGCGCGATCGCCGAGCGTGTCGCCGAAGAGCGTGCGGATGGCGATGCGACGGATACAGCGCCGCCACTCGTCGTAGAGGTCGAGTTCGTCGCCGGCGCGCCAGCCGTCGATCGTGCGGTTGGCTTCCTCCTCCATGATCTCGCCGTAGCCCTTGATGGCGCGCGTCGAGAACGCCGGCTGCACGAGGCGGCGGCGCCGGTCGTGTTCGGCTCCGTCGGTGACGACGAGGGCGGTGTCGCCGTCCACGACGATCAGGCCCTTGATCGCCTCGCGCCACGTGAAGTTCACGGGGTGCTCGGACAGCAGGTAACGGTTGGCGTCCGGACCGCAGAGCACGGTGTAGGCCATCGGGCCGCGGCCGAAGCGGAAGACGTTGCCGTAGCGGCGCTGGAGGCCCAGCAGCGTGTTGGGCGCGTCGCGCGCCATGCCGAGCGCCACCGAGACGCTCCCGCCGAGGCCGGGACCCGGAATGCGTGTCACGCGTGTAAGCCTGCCAAAGGTCCCACCGAAACTCGCGACCGGCCCTACGCCGGCGCGCGGTCGGCGGTGCACGGTACGACCATGTTCGGCGCAATCGTTGTCCCGCTCGACGGCACGGAGCACACCGAGGCCGCGCTCCATCCCGCGTTCACCATCGCATCGCAAACCGGCGCCCACGTCGTGCTGCTCTCGGTGGTGCAACCCGACTTCGTCCAGGAGCGGGGCGACTATCTGCGCGGCTGGGCGCGCAGCGCGTTCGTCCCCTGCGAAGTCACCATCGCCACCGAAGGTTCCGTGCCGGACAACATCATCACGCTGGCGTCAGCGCACGAACCGTCGCTGGTGTGCATGGCCTCGCACGGCTTCGGCTTCTTCGGTCAAGCGCTGTTCGGGGCGGTGTGCGCGGAGGTCGTGCGCGGCATTGGTGCGCCCGTGCTCGTCGTCGGACCGCACGCGCGCACCGACGTCAACGCGTACACCGACGTGATCGCGGCGGTCGACGCGTCATCGGAGTCGGCGCGCGTGATGGAACCCGCCGTCGCGCTGGCACGCGCGCTCGACGCCAAGCTGGAGATCGTGCAGGTGATCGACCCCGACGACGTACTCCAGGCCCAAGCCTCAGACGTCACGGGCTCCGACGTGCGCGAAACGGGCCACGTTGCGATGCTCGCGGCCAAGCTCGGCGACGACCTCGCGGCGTCGTGGGAGGTCTTGCACGACGACGATCCCGCGCGAGGCATCGTCGACTACGTACGGGCCCGCCCGTCGGCAATCATCGCGATGGCGACGCACGCCCGCGCCGGCCTCGATCTCTTGGCCGAGGGCAGCGTCGCCACGCACGCGGTGCACGCCGCCGAGAATCCGGTACTGCTCCTGCACTAAGCAGGCGGCGCGTACCGCGCGTGCACGCTGTCGCAGAAGGCGACGCACTGATCGGCAATCGCGGCGTCGCGGATCTCGAGCACGTTCTCGGCGTTGAACTCGCCCGAGTGCGAGCAGTTGAACGAACCGGTGAAGACCACGTCGTCGCACACGACGACCTTGGCGTGCATGTAGTTGTGCGGTGGGCCGGCTTGGTAGGGCCGCGACGCCTTTTCCGCTAGGACGCCGGCGCTCCGCACGCGTTCGAACAGCGGGCCCTTCCACTGCGCCCGTCCGTCTTCGCTCCACTGCCGCAGCGCCTGTTCCATCTGCGGGCCGTCGACCGTGACGGTGACGTCGCAGCGGCGTTCGTCGAGCGACTCGGCGAGCGTGGACAGGATCGGGCCCGACGTCAGCACCGGTGAGCAGATCCGCACCCGGTGCTGGGCGCGGGCGACGGCCCCGGCGATGCGCTGGCCCAACTGGCGGCCGCGCCCGGGCGAGAACATGGCGCGCACCCACGCGCCGCCGATCTCGGTCGGCTGGTCGACCACCGTGCCGCTGCCTTCCACCTTCTTGCCGTTCCACAACTCGTCGAAGTCGTTGGCGTAGGCGGCCGCGAGGTCAGCCGACGACAGCGTCACGATCACGTTTTCCATGTGCGTCCAGGCGTCCTCGGTCCAGTTCGTCGACCCAGTCCACACGTCGGTCGCGTCCCGCACGATGTACTTGTGGTGCATCAGGTCGGGCACGCCGGGGATCGCCGTCGACGGTACGGACGCGGCGAGGCGCTGCAACGCCGAGGGACCCTCGGGTGGCGCGAAGCCGGGCTTCGTCTTTGCCTCGTCGTTGTAGACGGCGCGGATGCGCACGCCGCGCGCCTCCGCCGCGTCCAGGGCGCCGATCAAACGGTCGAGCGACGGCGGCTCGAGGTGGGCGTCGTACACCGCGATGTCAAGCGAGGTGTGCGCGCCGTCGACGAAGCCGACGAGGGCGTCGAGCGTTTGCGCCGCGGCCTGGCCGCCGTCGGCCAGGAACGTGAACGCAGGCAACGTGATCAACCGAGGCTC
This genomic window contains:
- a CDS encoding cytochrome P450, whose product is MTRIPGPGLGGSVSVALGMARDAPNTLLGLQRRYGNVFRFGRGPMAYTVLCGPDANRYLLSEHPVNFTWREAIKGLIVVDGDTALVVTDGAEHDRRRRLVQPAFSTRAIKGYGEIMEEEANRTIDGWRAGDELDLYDEWRRCIRRIAIRTLFGDTLGDRAEEFGDALGEALEYVNRPLSMMFQWHGPAYRRAVRSRDRADAIVNAEIARRRSRPATDDDLLDRLLPELSDLEVRDQVVSLIAAGYDTTSGAAGWVMHELLHNDGAWARAAAEVDTPHLDHVVNETLRMWPPGFISARKATHDFSFGGYDIAGGSLVVYSAYVTGRMHDVWPEPDVWDPDRWVDLEVDPYAFVPFGGGYRRCIGFQFATQELKAITAAAVRRCEFASLRRDPIAPAGVASMMPKGGVRVRVVSVR
- a CDS encoding universal stress protein → MFGAIVVPLDGTEHTEAALHPAFTIASQTGAHVVLLSVVQPDFVQERGDYLRGWARSAFVPCEVTIATEGSVPDNIITLASAHEPSLVCMASHGFGFFGQALFGAVCAEVVRGIGAPVLVVGPHARTDVNAYTDVIAAVDASSESARVMEPAVALARALDAKLEIVQVIDPDDVLQAQASDVTGSDVRETGHVAMLAAKLGDDLAASWEVLHDDDPARGIVDYVRARPSAIIAMATHARAGLDLLAEGSVATHAVHAAENPVLLLH
- a CDS encoding phospholipase D-like domain-containing protein — encoded protein: MITLPAFTFLADGGQAAAQTLDALVGFVDGAHTSLDIAVYDAHLEPPSLDRLIGALDAAEARGVRIRAVYNDEAKTKPGFAPPEGPSALQRLAASVPSTAIPGVPDLMHHKYIVRDATDVWTGSTNWTEDAWTHMENVIVTLSSADLAAAYANDFDELWNGKKVEGSGTVVDQPTEIGGAWVRAMFSPGRGRQLGQRIAGAVARAQHRVRICSPVLTSGPILSTLAESLDERRCDVTVTVDGPQMEQALRQWSEDGRAQWKGPLFERVRSAGVLAEKASRPYQAGPPHNYMHAKVVVCDDVVFTGSFNCSHSGEFNAENVLEIRDAAIADQCVAFCDSVHARYAPPA